The following proteins are co-located in the Poecile atricapillus isolate bPoeAtr1 chromosome 2, bPoeAtr1.hap1, whole genome shotgun sequence genome:
- the TMEM108 gene encoding transmembrane protein 108 isoform X3 — MSSTCLPSLSAAATSVLLILALTEELVFSVQVLSPTVSSSQGFPMNTTAVTAMGTTPHHKDHHTAEPLPTSAQAMSHPVSLVEKAPSTGQEQESGPRIGEKETYHLYNQSALYSGQSRPKGKIFQVFKGNFSESPEPYLKTTLHSPFPTLRSPFTDHPFQSQTTASSDPNGMGLARTTHSDPSPHHNTSGSLREAERGDGTKVVVQEADFATTTAGPSTDPEAVSVPFKPTRYGVWDMLSKNNSWVTLNLSTNVPLFAGSGSATAAAGHSVQTSFDVSISTPAAGDPEGLTPTQHGVVTNATSPGSALSSVPATRLSSSTSTAGSTATGNFLNRLVPAGTWKPGVQGNISHVTEGDKPQHRATICLSKMDIAWIILAISVPISSCFLLTVCCMRRKKKTSNPENNLSYWNNAITMDYFNRHAVELPREIQSLETSEDHLSEPRSPANGDYRDSGMVLVNPFCQETLFVGHEQVSEI, encoded by the exons GTGTTCTATTGATCTTGGCACTGACAGAAGAGCTGGTGTTTTCTGTTCAGGTACTGTCTCCCACTGTCTCCTCCTCTCAGGGCTTCCCGATGAACACTACAGCTGTCACAGCCATGGGAACAACGCCTCACCACAAAGACCACCACACGGCAGAGCCCCTTCCCACGTCTGCTCAAGCCATGTCCCACCCCGTCAGCCTGGTGGAGAAAGCCCCTTCCACCGGGCAAGAGCAAGAGAGTGGCCCTCGCATCGGCGAAAAGGAAACTTACCATTTATACAACCAGAGTGCTTTGTACTCAGGACAGTCTCGCCCCAAGGGGAAAATATTCCAGGTTTTCAAAGGCAACTTCTCAGAGTCGCCAGAGCCTTACCTAAAGACGACCCTGCACTCTCCCTTCCCTACCCTGAGGAGCCCTTTCACAGACCACCCGTTTCAGTCCCAGACCACAGCATCCAGTGATCCAAATGGAATGGGGCTGGCAAGAACTACACACTCAGACCCTTCTCCCCACCACAACACCTCGGGAAGCCTTAGGGAAGCAGAGCGAGGGGATGGGACCAAGGTAGTCGTGCAGGAGGCAGATTTTGCCACCACAACTGCTGGACCATCAACTGATCCTGAAGCAGTGTCGGTGCCTTTTAAACCCACCCGCTATGGCGTGTGGGATATGCTGAGCAAAAACAACTCTTGGGTAACCTTGAATCTCAGTACAAATGTCCCTCTGTTTGCTGGCTCTGGATCTgctacagcagcagctggtCACTCAGTTCAGACCAGTTTTGACGTCAGCATCTCGACCCCGGCAGCGGGAGACCCTGAGGGACTCACTCCAACGCAGCACGGCGTGGTGACCAACGCCACGTCACCAGGCAGTGCTCTCTCCTCAGTGCCTGCCACGAGGTTGTCCAGCTCCACTTCCACAGCTGGCTCCACCGCCACTGGGAACTTCCTGAATAGACTGGTTCCTGCCGGGACCTGGAAACCAGGCGTGCAAGGAAACATCTCCCACGTCACCGAGGGGGACaaaccccagcacagagcaACCATCTGTCTCAGCAAGATGGACATTGCCTGGATCATTCTGGCTATCAGCGTCCCTATATCCTCATGTT TTCTGCTGACAGTCTGCTGcatgagaaggaagaagaagacaTCTAACCCAGAGAACAACCTGAGCTATTGGAATAATGCTATTACCATGGACTACTTCAACAGGCATGCTGTAGAGTTACCAAGAGAGATCCAGTCGCTGGAGACTTCAGAG GACCACCTGTCCGAGCCACGCTCCCCGGCCAACGGCGACTACCGCGACAGCGGGATGGTCCTGGTGAACCCCTTCTGTCAGGAAACGCTGTTTGTGGGACACGAGCAAGTCTCTGAAATATGA
- the TMEM108 gene encoding transmembrane protein 108 isoform X4, giving the protein MIFSGVLLILALTEELVFSVQVLSPTVSSSQGFPMNTTAVTAMGTTPHHKDHHTAEPLPTSAQAMSHPVSLVEKAPSTGQEQESGPRIGEKETYHLYNQSALYSGQSRPKGKIFQVFKGNFSESPEPYLKTTLHSPFPTLRSPFTDHPFQSQTTASSDPNGMGLARTTHSDPSPHHNTSGSLREAERGDGTKVVVQEADFATTTAGPSTDPEAVSVPFKPTRYGVWDMLSKNNSWVTLNLSTNVPLFAGSGSATAAAGHSVQTSFDVSISTPAAGDPEGLTPTQHGVVTNATSPGSALSSVPATRLSSSTSTAGSTATGNFLNRLVPAGTWKPGVQGNISHVTEGDKPQHRATICLSKMDIAWIILAISVPISSCSVLLTVCCMRRKKKTSNPENNLSYWNNAITMDYFNRHAVELPREIQSLETSEDHLSEPRSPANGDYRDSGMVLVNPFCQETLFVGHEQVSEI; this is encoded by the exons GTGTTCTATTGATCTTGGCACTGACAGAAGAGCTGGTGTTTTCTGTTCAGGTACTGTCTCCCACTGTCTCCTCCTCTCAGGGCTTCCCGATGAACACTACAGCTGTCACAGCCATGGGAACAACGCCTCACCACAAAGACCACCACACGGCAGAGCCCCTTCCCACGTCTGCTCAAGCCATGTCCCACCCCGTCAGCCTGGTGGAGAAAGCCCCTTCCACCGGGCAAGAGCAAGAGAGTGGCCCTCGCATCGGCGAAAAGGAAACTTACCATTTATACAACCAGAGTGCTTTGTACTCAGGACAGTCTCGCCCCAAGGGGAAAATATTCCAGGTTTTCAAAGGCAACTTCTCAGAGTCGCCAGAGCCTTACCTAAAGACGACCCTGCACTCTCCCTTCCCTACCCTGAGGAGCCCTTTCACAGACCACCCGTTTCAGTCCCAGACCACAGCATCCAGTGATCCAAATGGAATGGGGCTGGCAAGAACTACACACTCAGACCCTTCTCCCCACCACAACACCTCGGGAAGCCTTAGGGAAGCAGAGCGAGGGGATGGGACCAAGGTAGTCGTGCAGGAGGCAGATTTTGCCACCACAACTGCTGGACCATCAACTGATCCTGAAGCAGTGTCGGTGCCTTTTAAACCCACCCGCTATGGCGTGTGGGATATGCTGAGCAAAAACAACTCTTGGGTAACCTTGAATCTCAGTACAAATGTCCCTCTGTTTGCTGGCTCTGGATCTgctacagcagcagctggtCACTCAGTTCAGACCAGTTTTGACGTCAGCATCTCGACCCCGGCAGCGGGAGACCCTGAGGGACTCACTCCAACGCAGCACGGCGTGGTGACCAACGCCACGTCACCAGGCAGTGCTCTCTCCTCAGTGCCTGCCACGAGGTTGTCCAGCTCCACTTCCACAGCTGGCTCCACCGCCACTGGGAACTTCCTGAATAGACTGGTTCCTGCCGGGACCTGGAAACCAGGCGTGCAAGGAAACATCTCCCACGTCACCGAGGGGGACaaaccccagcacagagcaACCATCTGTCTCAGCAAGATGGACATTGCCTGGATCATTCTGGCTATCAGCGTCCCTATATCCTCATGTT CAGTTCTGCTGACAGTCTGCTGcatgagaaggaagaagaagacaTCTAACCCAGAGAACAACCTGAGCTATTGGAATAATGCTATTACCATGGACTACTTCAACAGGCATGCTGTAGAGTTACCAAGAGAGATCCAGTCGCTGGAGACTTCAGAG GACCACCTGTCCGAGCCACGCTCCCCGGCCAACGGCGACTACCGCGACAGCGGGATGGTCCTGGTGAACCCCTTCTGTCAGGAAACGCTGTTTGTGGGACACGAGCAAGTCTCTGAAATATGA
- the TMEM108 gene encoding transmembrane protein 108 isoform X2 produces the protein MKRSLQVLYCQLFSVLLILALTEELVFSVQVLSPTVSSSQGFPMNTTAVTAMGTTPHHKDHHTAEPLPTSAQAMSHPVSLVEKAPSTGQEQESGPRIGEKETYHLYNQSALYSGQSRPKGKIFQVFKGNFSESPEPYLKTTLHSPFPTLRSPFTDHPFQSQTTASSDPNGMGLARTTHSDPSPHHNTSGSLREAERGDGTKVVVQEADFATTTAGPSTDPEAVSVPFKPTRYGVWDMLSKNNSWVTLNLSTNVPLFAGSGSATAAAGHSVQTSFDVSISTPAAGDPEGLTPTQHGVVTNATSPGSALSSVPATRLSSSTSTAGSTATGNFLNRLVPAGTWKPGVQGNISHVTEGDKPQHRATICLSKMDIAWIILAISVPISSCSVLLTVCCMRRKKKTSNPENNLSYWNNAITMDYFNRHAVELPREIQSLETSEDHLSEPRSPANGDYRDSGMVLVNPFCQETLFVGHEQVSEI, from the exons GTGTTCTATTGATCTTGGCACTGACAGAAGAGCTGGTGTTTTCTGTTCAGGTACTGTCTCCCACTGTCTCCTCCTCTCAGGGCTTCCCGATGAACACTACAGCTGTCACAGCCATGGGAACAACGCCTCACCACAAAGACCACCACACGGCAGAGCCCCTTCCCACGTCTGCTCAAGCCATGTCCCACCCCGTCAGCCTGGTGGAGAAAGCCCCTTCCACCGGGCAAGAGCAAGAGAGTGGCCCTCGCATCGGCGAAAAGGAAACTTACCATTTATACAACCAGAGTGCTTTGTACTCAGGACAGTCTCGCCCCAAGGGGAAAATATTCCAGGTTTTCAAAGGCAACTTCTCAGAGTCGCCAGAGCCTTACCTAAAGACGACCCTGCACTCTCCCTTCCCTACCCTGAGGAGCCCTTTCACAGACCACCCGTTTCAGTCCCAGACCACAGCATCCAGTGATCCAAATGGAATGGGGCTGGCAAGAACTACACACTCAGACCCTTCTCCCCACCACAACACCTCGGGAAGCCTTAGGGAAGCAGAGCGAGGGGATGGGACCAAGGTAGTCGTGCAGGAGGCAGATTTTGCCACCACAACTGCTGGACCATCAACTGATCCTGAAGCAGTGTCGGTGCCTTTTAAACCCACCCGCTATGGCGTGTGGGATATGCTGAGCAAAAACAACTCTTGGGTAACCTTGAATCTCAGTACAAATGTCCCTCTGTTTGCTGGCTCTGGATCTgctacagcagcagctggtCACTCAGTTCAGACCAGTTTTGACGTCAGCATCTCGACCCCGGCAGCGGGAGACCCTGAGGGACTCACTCCAACGCAGCACGGCGTGGTGACCAACGCCACGTCACCAGGCAGTGCTCTCTCCTCAGTGCCTGCCACGAGGTTGTCCAGCTCCACTTCCACAGCTGGCTCCACCGCCACTGGGAACTTCCTGAATAGACTGGTTCCTGCCGGGACCTGGAAACCAGGCGTGCAAGGAAACATCTCCCACGTCACCGAGGGGGACaaaccccagcacagagcaACCATCTGTCTCAGCAAGATGGACATTGCCTGGATCATTCTGGCTATCAGCGTCCCTATATCCTCATGTT CAGTTCTGCTGACAGTCTGCTGcatgagaaggaagaagaagacaTCTAACCCAGAGAACAACCTGAGCTATTGGAATAATGCTATTACCATGGACTACTTCAACAGGCATGCTGTAGAGTTACCAAGAGAGATCCAGTCGCTGGAGACTTCAGAG GACCACCTGTCCGAGCCACGCTCCCCGGCCAACGGCGACTACCGCGACAGCGGGATGGTCCTGGTGAACCCCTTCTGTCAGGAAACGCTGTTTGTGGGACACGAGCAAGTCTCTGAAATATGA
- the TMEM108 gene encoding transmembrane protein 108 isoform X1, translating to MSSTCLPSLSAAATSVLLILALTEELVFSVQVLSPTVSSSQGFPMNTTAVTAMGTTPHHKDHHTAEPLPTSAQAMSHPVSLVEKAPSTGQEQESGPRIGEKETYHLYNQSALYSGQSRPKGKIFQVFKGNFSESPEPYLKTTLHSPFPTLRSPFTDHPFQSQTTASSDPNGMGLARTTHSDPSPHHNTSGSLREAERGDGTKVVVQEADFATTTAGPSTDPEAVSVPFKPTRYGVWDMLSKNNSWVTLNLSTNVPLFAGSGSATAAAGHSVQTSFDVSISTPAAGDPEGLTPTQHGVVTNATSPGSALSSVPATRLSSSTSTAGSTATGNFLNRLVPAGTWKPGVQGNISHVTEGDKPQHRATICLSKMDIAWIILAISVPISSCSVLLTVCCMRRKKKTSNPENNLSYWNNAITMDYFNRHAVELPREIQSLETSEDHLSEPRSPANGDYRDSGMVLVNPFCQETLFVGHEQVSEI from the exons GTGTTCTATTGATCTTGGCACTGACAGAAGAGCTGGTGTTTTCTGTTCAGGTACTGTCTCCCACTGTCTCCTCCTCTCAGGGCTTCCCGATGAACACTACAGCTGTCACAGCCATGGGAACAACGCCTCACCACAAAGACCACCACACGGCAGAGCCCCTTCCCACGTCTGCTCAAGCCATGTCCCACCCCGTCAGCCTGGTGGAGAAAGCCCCTTCCACCGGGCAAGAGCAAGAGAGTGGCCCTCGCATCGGCGAAAAGGAAACTTACCATTTATACAACCAGAGTGCTTTGTACTCAGGACAGTCTCGCCCCAAGGGGAAAATATTCCAGGTTTTCAAAGGCAACTTCTCAGAGTCGCCAGAGCCTTACCTAAAGACGACCCTGCACTCTCCCTTCCCTACCCTGAGGAGCCCTTTCACAGACCACCCGTTTCAGTCCCAGACCACAGCATCCAGTGATCCAAATGGAATGGGGCTGGCAAGAACTACACACTCAGACCCTTCTCCCCACCACAACACCTCGGGAAGCCTTAGGGAAGCAGAGCGAGGGGATGGGACCAAGGTAGTCGTGCAGGAGGCAGATTTTGCCACCACAACTGCTGGACCATCAACTGATCCTGAAGCAGTGTCGGTGCCTTTTAAACCCACCCGCTATGGCGTGTGGGATATGCTGAGCAAAAACAACTCTTGGGTAACCTTGAATCTCAGTACAAATGTCCCTCTGTTTGCTGGCTCTGGATCTgctacagcagcagctggtCACTCAGTTCAGACCAGTTTTGACGTCAGCATCTCGACCCCGGCAGCGGGAGACCCTGAGGGACTCACTCCAACGCAGCACGGCGTGGTGACCAACGCCACGTCACCAGGCAGTGCTCTCTCCTCAGTGCCTGCCACGAGGTTGTCCAGCTCCACTTCCACAGCTGGCTCCACCGCCACTGGGAACTTCCTGAATAGACTGGTTCCTGCCGGGACCTGGAAACCAGGCGTGCAAGGAAACATCTCCCACGTCACCGAGGGGGACaaaccccagcacagagcaACCATCTGTCTCAGCAAGATGGACATTGCCTGGATCATTCTGGCTATCAGCGTCCCTATATCCTCATGTT CAGTTCTGCTGACAGTCTGCTGcatgagaaggaagaagaagacaTCTAACCCAGAGAACAACCTGAGCTATTGGAATAATGCTATTACCATGGACTACTTCAACAGGCATGCTGTAGAGTTACCAAGAGAGATCCAGTCGCTGGAGACTTCAGAG GACCACCTGTCCGAGCCACGCTCCCCGGCCAACGGCGACTACCGCGACAGCGGGATGGTCCTGGTGAACCCCTTCTGTCAGGAAACGCTGTTTGTGGGACACGAGCAAGTCTCTGAAATATGA